One candidate division WOR-3 bacterium genomic window, TATCAAATCACCTTAGTCTCCACCCCTCGGGGGAAAATTTATGGGGTTGTAGCCTTTGCTGACGATACGGTTCCGCCTTATCCTGAAGCCACTGTGAGGGTTTACAAGGACACTTTGCAGGTTGCTATGGTCAAGAGTGATACCCTTAACGGTAAATATGAGGTGAAGAATCTTGACGATGGGACTTACAAACTATTCTTCCAGGCGACGGGTTATAATCCTGAGTCGCTCACGGTTACGATCTCTGGATGGAATGAAGTTAATGCTGGTACTGTGGTATTGACTCCTTCGGCAGTAGGGGAGTATGCCTTTGCAGACGGCCCCTTTGTTAGCATAACTGTAGATGGCAATTTAAGTGATTGGCCATCAGCTGCCGTTATGGATACTATTGGAGACAGCCCCTGGGGCCTTTATGGTGATCTCGGTGCCCTTTACGTTGGACATGATGCGCAGAATCTTTACATAGGTCTTCATTATGCTGCAAGGGATAATGCTGTTATTATCTATATTAATGTAAATAACGGCGACACTACCGATGGAACCCTCGATGGAAATAACCTTGATTGGTTCCCCAGGAATTTCCAGTTCCCGGATTCTACACCCGCAGAATTTATAATTGCCAAGTGGGCATCAGCAACGCCTTATGGCCCTTATTTAAGGCATATAACTTCGGGTTCAACCACTCAAGAAGTGCCGAGCTCTGATTATTCCATTGCGGATGTACCAGATACTACGGATCCCACGGGAAGAACGAGGTTTATGGAGGTAAGGATACCTTACGATGTTCTTTACAATCTTGGACAGAGCAGGGTATTGCCCTTTGCAAAGATAAGAGTTGTAGCTGTTGTTGCTGGTGGCGACCACTGGAATGGCCCTGAGAGTTTGCCAGAAAACAGCGGTACCAATGGAAGCGGAACCCCAACTCTGCTCAGTAATATGTTTGTTGAGGTAATTGATAGAGACGGGCATTGATTTAATGGGGCGACACCCCTTCGGGGTGTCGCCCCAAAAATCTACTTTTAAAATTGGATAAAAACATCTTACAAACTATCCTCGAAATTTTACGGGAAGAACACAATAAGTGGGAAGCCCCCGTTAAAAAATTAAAGAAAAGGACAACGGATCCCTTTAAAGTTCTTGTGGCTTCGGTGATAAGTACACGTACTAAGGATGAGGTTACGGCAGAGGCCGTTGAAAGACTTTTCAAAGAGATTAATACCCCAGAGGACTTAGCAAAATTGCCAGTGGAGAAAATAGAACAATTGATTTACCCTTGCGGCTTTTATAAGACAAAGGCGAAAAACCTAAAGAAATTGGCGGAAATCCTTGTAAAGGATTACCATTCAAAAGTTCCAGATAAAATGGAGGAATTGCTTAAACTTCCAGGTGTAGGGAGGAAGGTTGCAAATATTGTTCTTTCCAGGTCCTATGGACAGCCTGCAATTGCAGTGGATACCCATGTTCACCGAATATCCAATAGATTGGGAATCGTAAAAACAAAGACGCCGGAAGAGACCGAAAAAGCCCTTCAGAAGATTCTGCCCGAGGAATGGCACAGGGATTACAATGATCTGCTGGTCGCTTTTGGCCAGACAATTTGTAAGCCCGTATCCCCCCGTTGTGATATTTGCCCTATAGAGAAATACTGCCCCAAAATTGGAGTTAAGGATGCCCGCAGAAGTAAATAAGGTTCTTGTAATAAGGCTTTCCTCTCTTGGTGACCTTGTTATTCTATCGTCTCTTGTAGAATTCCTTCACAGAAAGGGGAAGAGGATACACCTTGCACTTTACGAAGAATTTGCAGACCTTTATGAGGGTGATAATAGGATTGAGAAGATAATCCCCATTAAACGAACTTTTAAAGGTAAATGGAAAGGCTTACAAACTATTCGCAGAGAGAGCTACGACTTAGTGGTTGATGCCCATGGAAAGCTTTACCCCTTTCTTTTAACCCTTTTTAGTAGGACAAAATATCGCGTGAGGGCGAGAAAGAATTCCTGGGAGCGGAGAATGGCTGTTTTGTTTAAGAAGGAAATCCAGGAAACACCTCTTTACAAACTATTTGTAACTTCAGTTCAAAAATATGTACCCGTCGACGAAATACCGAAGCCAAAACTAATTGCAACAAAAGAACCAGAATTTGACGTGCCCAGGGAATATGCAGTACTCGTCCCTGGTGCCAGCAAATGGACGAAACGATGGCCAGTGGGGTATTACCTGGAACTTGGCAAGAGAATAGTCGAGAAATTAGGATTATCTGTGATTATTATTGGAAAGGAGAAGCTCATTGAGTTAGCCCCCGTTGGATTTATCAATTTGCAAGCGAACACGAGTTTAAGGGAGCTTCTTTATATTTTGAAGAACGCAAAGTTTGTCGTTTCCAATGACACAGGTCCTGCACACATGGCCGCGGCCATTGGCACTCCTCTTTTCGTTATTTTTGGACCAACGATCCCCGAGTTCGGTTTCAGGCCTGCCGGTGAAGGGTTTGTCAAGCTCTTTGAGAAAAAACTACCTTGTCGGCCTTGCAGTTTACACGGGCTTGATAGATGCCCTATGGAGCATTTCAAATGCATGCGGGAAATTACCCCCGAGGAGGTTTTTGGTGAAATTGAAAGATTTTACTCCGGAAGGGT contains:
- the nth gene encoding endonuclease III, which gives rise to MDKNILQTILEILREEHNKWEAPVKKLKKRTTDPFKVLVASVISTRTKDEVTAEAVERLFKEINTPEDLAKLPVEKIEQLIYPCGFYKTKAKNLKKLAEILVKDYHSKVPDKMEELLKLPGVGRKVANIVLSRSYGQPAIAVDTHVHRISNRLGIVKTKTPEETEKALQKILPEEWHRDYNDLLVAFGQTICKPVSPRCDICPIEKYCPKIGVKDARRSK
- a CDS encoding glycosyltransferase family 9 protein codes for the protein MPAEVNKVLVIRLSSLGDLVILSSLVEFLHRKGKRIHLALYEEFADLYEGDNRIEKIIPIKRTFKGKWKGLQTIRRESYDLVVDAHGKLYPFLLTLFSRTKYRVRARKNSWERRMAVLFKKEIQETPLYKLFVTSVQKYVPVDEIPKPKLIATKEPEFDVPREYAVLVPGASKWTKRWPVGYYLELGKRIVEKLGLSVIIIGKEKLIELAPVGFINLQANTSLRELLYILKNAKFVVSNDTGPAHMAAAIGTPLFVIFGPTIPEFGFRPAGEGFVKLFEKKLPCRPCSLHGLDRCPMEHFKCMREITPEEVFGEIERFYSGRVYQDL